From the Companilactobacillus ginsenosidimutans genome, the window AAGCTGGTTTTGTTTCGATTGTGTAATTTGCCATTGTTGTTGGCCTCCTTAATTGATAAGCTCAGTATACGAGCTAATGGTTTCAAAAACTGACACTATTTGGAGAAAAATATAAAATGAATAAAACTGCACGTATAAATACGATTATGAGATATATTAATAATCGCCAATATTTTACCCTTAAAGAGTTAATGGAACAATTCAATATTTCCCGAAGTACCGCCATTCGTGATCTGAACGATATTCAAGAATTGGGTATGCCACTAACCTCTTCAGTTGGTCGAGATGGTGGTTATGCAGTTTTACAGAACAAACTCTTGCCAGCAGTTCAGTTTAATAATGAAGAGTTGAAAGCCTTGTTTGTCAGCTTTCTAGCGACTATGAATACACAACTTCCTTATCTGAAAAATCGTAATACTCTGACAGAAAAACTAATGGCAATTGCTTCTCAGAATCAACAGGATGATTTACTTACTTTGCAAGAACTAATAGTTTTCGAACACACAAATCCTGCCAACACGGGATTGATGGAATTAGTCGACTTCGCACCTGCTATGTTAAAAACATTGCTCAATACTTGTCTGCTTAATCGACAGTTGGAAATTAAGCTAGATGAAAAGACAATAAAAGTTTGGATCAGACATATTTTTCAGCGTGAGAATGGTTGGTATGTTGATGCTTGGAACTTGGTCAATAACAAATTTCAAGAGTTGTATATTCCTGATATTAAAGAAGTTACACCACTGGATTATGATAAATCTTTAACTGATTCCGAACTGAAGAAACTTATCAAAAATGCAAAGCCTTCTAACAACATAACGATTCAGTTTAATCGCAAATCTATTTTGAGATTCCAACAACATCCCCATCCCACTGAACCGCTTCAGTTCCTCGACCCATTTCAACAATCCGCCAAGCTCGAATGTTTCATTGACCCCACTGATTCGACCCGAATCGAAGACTTTGCCAGTTGGCTGCTGTTCTTGGGCACGGGTGCAAAACTCGTCTCGGCACCAGTTGAACTTATCAATGCGGTCAAAACAGAATGCACCACACAAATCAGTCAGCTTCCATAAAAATTTTCATGTGAAATCTCTAAATTTGAGGGATATAATTGTATGCCTAAGGGGTGAATAATTTGAATAATATTTCCTTCACAGATAACCCAGAAATCCAAAAGCATCGCTGGTGGATTATGGTTGCTGTCTCTCTTTTTACTTTCATGTCGACGCTGGATGCTAGTATCGTCAACATCGCGCTGCCGGTCATGAGTAAAGATATGAAAATCCCCATGAACCAAGCTGAATGGGTGGTTTCAATTTATTTAATCGTCATATGTGCCCTGCTTTTGCTGTTCGGAAAGCTCGGTGACAATCACGGAAAAATCAGGATTTTCCAAATAGGCGCCTTCCTATTCACACTTGGTTCACTCTTGTGTGGATTTAATTTTGGACTTGTCCCATTGCTTGCCGCACGTGCGTTACAGGCTGTCGGTGCTGCAATGACAATGGCCACGAATAACGGTATCATCACTGAAATTTTTCCGATGAACGAACGTGGGCGGGCGCTTGGTACCATCGGATCCTTCGTTGCCCTAGGTGCTATTGCTGGACCTGGACTAGGTGGAATTATCCTAGCTCACCTCGACTGGGCTTACATTTTCTGGATAAACGTTCCAATTGGTATCATCGGAATAATCTTAGGTGCACGCATTCTACCTAAGGACGTTACTTTCAGCAAAGCTAAAATTGATCGTGCGGGCGCTGCAACCTTTGCGGTGACAATGGTTACACTCTTCACTGGTGTCTTTTTAGGACAAGAAATCGGCTTTTCTCAGTGGAGTATTTTGACACTATTTGCTATTGCTATCATTTCATTTATTGCCTTTATTTATCTTGAATTGCACGTTGAAGTACCTGTTTTATCGTTGCATCTCTTTAAAAATTTAGGTTTTTCAATCAACATATTTTGCGCATTATTAATTTTTATCACGAATTTTTTCTTCAATGTCGTTTCACCATTTTATCTTGAAAACGCCAGAAACATGCCTGCTAATTACGCTGGTTATGCGTTGATGATCATGCCGTTAGTTCAAGGTATTGTTGCACCAATCATAGGTGCCTGGTCAGATAAAATCGGTCGCCACTTACTGACTTTCTCAGGATTGATTCTAATTTCCGTCAGTCAAATTGGCTACATGATTACAACATTGCAGACTCCACTCTGGCTGTTCATGTTCTTTATCGGACTTGTCGGACTAGGAAATGGTGTCTTCATGGCGCCAAACAACACTTTAATTATGAGTTCGGTTTCAACTAAAGACTTAGGCGTTGCCGGAAGTATCAATGCTCTTGCTCGTGAATTGGGAATGGTTATCGGAATTTCGACAGCAACATCTGTATTATTCGCCGCCATGAGTCACACGGCAGGACACAAAGTAACCACATATATCCCTGCACATCCGGAATACTTTATTTCTGGTATGCATGTCGCATTCTTAGTTTCATTATGTATATGTTTATTCGCGACAGTTGTATCTGGATTTAATTTTATTAATCACCGTAAATAAAAAGATGGATATCAATTATCCATCTTTTTTGCTACTCATTTGTATTTAACCAGTTGGTCATCAGTTTCATATAATTTTCAGTCTCATCGATAAAAGCCATGTGCCGACTATGTGGGAATAGTTTCCACTGCACATTGGAAATATTGTCGTTCATTGTTTTTGCAATAAGTGGTGTACACAAATCGTTGGTGCCACTGGTTATCAAGGTTGGAACGATAATATTTTTCAACCTATCAGTGTATTCATAATCGTTTAAAGTTCCAGTAGGATTATATTCATTTGGACCCCATGCAACTTCATAGGATCTCTCACCGCTAATTTTAGGACGACGCAGGAACTCCGGACTTCCGGGGGTTATTGGACCTGCAGCATGTTCAATCATATATTTCTCATTTGCCTGTAAATACTCAGATTGAGTGAAGTCACCACTTGCTTCAGCATTCGCAATAGCTTGTTGATCAGTTTCAGACATAAACTTAATCATCCGATGCTGTTCCTGTGCCCAAAGTTTGGCGGACGACAAGGTACTCGACAGGATTAAACTTTTTACCCCTGAAGAATTGTGGTCAATCATATAAATTATTGCCAGCATTCCACCCCAGGATTGACCCAACAAATGCATTTCCGACAAGCCAAGATATTCACGTAAGGCTTGCAACTCAGAAACCCAAGTATCAGCTTTCCACAAGCTATCATCATCCGGAATCGAAGACTTTCCACAACCAAGTTGGTCATACATGACTATCGGCCTACCAGTTGATTCGGACAATTGGTCAAACACTTCAAAATAGTTATGCGTCGAACCCGGTCCACCATGTAAAAGTAGAAGTGGTGTCAGACCAGAGTTCAGATCACCGGTTATTCGATAATAGGTTTTATAGTCTTGAAATGGCATGTATCCTTCTTGAATACGCATTAGTCTGTCCTTTCCAACAATAATAATTTGATTTCGAATTATTCTAACATATCTTTTAGTAACAATATTTGTATTTTGTTACCTTGTGGTTTATACTCAATCCATTAAATAAATGATAAAGTTGGAAATCACATGAGACTAGAAAATAATACTATTTTAATTACCGGTGGTACTTCCGGGATTGGATTATCATTTGCATTAAGATTGTCTGAAATGGGAAACAAGGTAATTGTAGTCGGAAGAAGACAGGAAAAAATTGATGATGTCCTTTCTAGACATCCAAAATTAAGTGCCATTCGTGCTGATATTAGTAAAATCGAGGACGTAAACAAATTAACAGATACAATTGAATCTGAATATCCCAATCTAAATATGGTAATTAACTCTGCAGGAATTATGCGTCAATATAATTTATTCGATCAAGATTTGGAATTGAAAGATCTGACGCTTGAAATGAATACCAATTTTAACGGAATTGTTTATATAACTAAATCATTGCTTCCCGTTCTTGATCACCAACGCGAATCAATGATTGTTAATATCAGTTCACTTCTCGCCTTAGTTTCAGCAGTTGATTCGCCAATCTATTCCGCAACAAAGGCCGCCATTCATATGTATACCGATGCTCTCAGAGAGCAGGTTCGAGCAAATAACTCCAACATTCATATTGTAGAGCTACTTCCACCACTTATTAGTGGAACTAATTTAACCACTCAATATGACAATGCACTATTCGCAAAATTTGCCAACTCACCATTATCGACCCTCGTTGATGCCGGTATCAAAGGAATGGAACGTAATAAAACTCAAATCGATGTTGCCTTTACCAAGGTAATGAGACTCTCAATGAAAATTATGCCACGCACAATTACACATATTTGGGGTCAACAAACTATGAAAGCTTATTTGAAAAAATACAATTTAGGCTTTGAAGCTTAGAATTATAAATTTTTAAAACAGGGTTAGATCTGAAAATCAGATCTAACCCTGTTTGCGTTTAAATATAATTAATTTTCAATCCAGCCCAAGAAGAAATTCCACGTAGATAAACTGTTGGGCTATCACTGTCGACGTCTTTGAAACCAACTTCATCGACAGTTCCAACATCATTACCTTTCATCTCGTTAACTAAATTCCAGTTCTTAGGAATGAACAAATCCAATCCTCCAAGTGAAACATCAAGATTAATTTCGGCAGTATCTTTGATGGTTACATTTTCAAAATACACCTTGGCGTTACCCATTGAAACTGTGATATCTGCACTTTGAAAGTCGTCAGATGTGATATACCTAACACTACTTCCCATTCTGACACTAACTTCGACGTTAGACTGAGCAGAAGTTTGAACATCAACAGGACGATGATTATGATTAAAATTTTCGCCATGATGAGCCATGCCGCGATATGCGCCATAATGATGATTCATCCAAGGACGATGTTTAATTAATAACGGTCTGAACACGAGTGATAATCCGATACTAATTAGTAACGCTGCGCCTAAAATTGTCCATGGAACTAAAGTTGTAATCCCTAAAAATTTTGCATAAATTATTGCCAGAAACGCCAGTGAAAATACGGCGCCTGGAATTGCATAATAAACCACACTCTTAATAAATATTGCTACTAAAAAGATTGTTAAAACAACCTTCCAAATACTCATATCAATAGTGAACATGTGCAGCTGACTAGCAACCAACACGCCAGCGCCAACTAATAAAAATAGTCCCCAGAAAATTCCATTTCTATTTCTCATATTATAACTTCCTTTGATTTAATCTATTTTTTAGTTCCTTCAAAAACCGTCGAGAAACATAAACACTCTTGTATGAATCCCTAAACTGGACCAAATTGCCCGTCACCGAAGTCGACAACGACAAAATTTCATCAACATTCAAAATCGATGATTTCGAAATTCTCAGAAAATTATTAGGCAAATTATCTTCCAGTTCATAAAGACGGTGATGAACTAAATAAGAATTATCAGTTGTGTGAGCATAAATATTTCTATCATTAGTTTCGAAAAACAGCACGTCACTCAAAGCAATTGAGTAAACCGAGCCCTCAGAATACCCATTGATAGTCCCAAGCTGACTTTCAATATCTTTGATTTTATTCAAAATATCATTAAACTCATCATCTTTCTCAGATGATCTAATCACAATTTCTTTTTCAGAATATTGTGGAGAAATATCTATCCTTATTTTCACAACCAACAATCCCTTCGATAAAATCATTACACCACATAACCAATTCTTTGACCATACAATCTGACTAAGCGGTCAATATAGAAACATAAGCGGTAAAAAAACCATCCAACCGTAAAAGTTGAATGGCTAATTTATCATATATAATATCAAATTTAAGTCGAATTTCTAAATATACCAACTATCAATAATATTGGTTATTAAACTAGTGCTGCATTCATTCCCGCTAATATATCAAATAGAATCAACACTAGTCGGAGGTGGAAACGACGAAGCCAGCAGTGAAAGTAGTGTTGGCGATTTATCGCCTACAGTACTGGACGAGTTTTAAGACTTGCAAGATCCACGCAAGGCTTAAAACCGAGACCCGAGACCAAGGCTCGGGTCGGTCCCACAGCAGGCTTCGTCGTTTCCACCGCAGACGGCAGTCAACCACTAACTTTAATTAAATATTCGAACCCCAAATGAAGGAGCAAAACTAGAAGAAATAGAATCAATCTTAACGTTAGTACCAGGACGTAATGCGTTTAAATACTGATTATCGCCTAAGTACAAAGCAACATGATAAGTAGCCCCAGCAGGACCCCAGAACACAAGATCCCCACGTTGTAAATCATTCAATGAAACCTTAGTACCAGCAGATTCCTGTGGTACAGTCCAAGAACCGATGTTGTCACCGGTAACTTGACGGAATACGTATTGCATCAAACCAGAACAGTCAAAACTGTCTGGCCCCTTAGCGTTCCAAACATAAGGTTTGCCAAGTTGATCCTTAGCAGCTGAAATTACATCTTCAATTACTTGATCTTTAGATTTCCCATTCAATGAAACGGCAGGACGTTTTGTGGCAATTTGATTAGTAACAGCTGATGGAATCCAGCCACCACTACTTAATTCATACCAAATACCATCATTTTCTTGAAGTGTTGATGAAACCTGTAATAATTTTCCAGCAGAAACTGAACCTGCTGTGCCTGAACCGTAATTGTCATTGTTGTAAATTTCTGTATCCTTAGTAACTCTTACTGCGGCAAAGTTAGGATCCCAAGTGTTTGCGGCTGAATCTGGGAATGACTCATTATTAATTTTTGTATATGTACCATCGATCCATTGATTATTTCCTATTAGATACCAAGCATTTCCGTTAGAATCGATAACTTTTTGTGAGAACTTCCATTGAGTTCCGTTAGTCAATTTTTGACCAGATGCAGACTTGTTAGCACCATATCCGTTGTACAAATCGATACCATCTGATGGTGCATAAGCGATAGTTGCTACACCAGTATTGCTAACAGAATCTGAAGATGAATCACTGTTACCATTTTCCACTTCAACATCAGAAGTTCTGACATATTCGTCAGTTGAAACACGATAGAAGCTGCCTTTGTCAGCAACTTGAATTTCCTTGTCAAAAACCCAGCCAGTGTTTGCGGCTAAAGAACGGTTTTTAACTAGTTCACCTTTTGAATTATATAAAGATGTCATTTTTGTAGTATTTACAACACCACTGGTTGCTGCATCAGCGTTTGTTGCCCCATTGCTAAACATAAATCCACCAATAGCTCCCACAGTAACTAAGAAAGTAGTTAGAGTTTTTTTATACATATATTATTTCCCTCTTATTTCTATCCATCTACTGGATAATCATCCTATAAAGATTATCATCAGTTGATAATTTGTACAACTTATTAAATATTACAATAGTATAAAAATTATATTAAAAAGGAGCTAGATCTTATTTTCAAGATCTAACTCCTTAGGTTTTCTACCATTTACTTTCTTGTCGTTCGTTGGTGTAGCCAACACTTTCAACTGTTGCGCACGCTCATGAAGCGTACGTTCCTTCGTAAAAGAACTTAGTTCATGCAATCAATTTTTACCACTTATATTGAACTGGATTTTTAATGTACTTATCATACACATCGCGAACGATTTCCATTTGTTCTGGTGTGAATGCTGGTTCATCAGCAGCAATAACATTTCTCTCAATCTGTTCTGGCTTTGAAGCTCCAGGGATTACTGTGCTAACAGCATCGGACATCAAAATATAGCGAAGTGCCATTTGAGCTAATTTGTCGCCGGCATTCAATCTTTCTTTCAACTCACTTGCGGCCTTGACACCTGTAGCAAAGTCTACGCCAGAAAAAGTTTCTCCAGCATCGAACTCTTCACCTTTACGGTTAGTTGTTCGGTGGTCGTTCTTGCCAAACTTGGTGTCGAGGGTGTATTTACCGCTCAACAATCCACTGGCGAGTGGGACTCTGGCGATGATTCCGACGTCATGTTCCTTGGCCATCCTGAAAAAGTTATCTGTTGGACGCAAGCGGAACATGTTATAGATGATTTCAACTGATGAAATGTCGAAGTCGAGTGCTTTCATGCCCTCTTCAACTTTTTCAACGCTGACACCATAATTCCTGATTTTGCCTTCTTTTTTCAACTTATCCAAAGTGAAAAATGGTTCTGGGTTGTAGAAAACTTCAGTTGGTGGACAGTGTAACAAAACGTTGTCGAGCGCATCGACATCTAAGTTTGTTAGGCAGTCCTCAACATATTTGGTGATATTTTTCTTGTTATATCCACTAGCAACGTGAGGATTAAGGCGACGTCCAACTTTTGTTGAGATAAACACTTTATCCTCTTTGCCTTTGATAAATTTAGCCAATGCACGCTGACTCTCGCCATCTTGGTAGACATCAGCTGTATCGAAAAAGTTTACACCTGCATCATAGGCAGCTTCCAAAGTTGCTTGGGCGTCCTTTTCATCGAAGGGATCTCCCCATTTTGAACCTAGTTGCCAAGTTCCAAGTGAAACCTCACTGGCGTTAAAGTTTGTTTTTCCAAATCTACGATATTTCATAGTCGCCCTCCCAAGGTTGTTATATCAATTTTGATGTTATCACTATGAAATTGGTTATACCAGTATATCAATTACCTAATTCACCATCTGCTCATTGACATATTGAGCGTACAATTCATGGTCCTTCATCAATCCTTTGTGAGTCCCGTGACCTGTGACCGTTCCATGTTCGATGAAGTAAATTTGGTCTGCATCGACGATGGTCGATAGTCTGTGAGCAATTACTAAGGTTGTTCTGCCGACCATCAATTGATCTAATGCACGTTGAACCTTTTCTTCTGATTCTGAATCTAGACTCGCTGTTGCTTCGTCCAACATCAAGATTTTTGGATCACGTAAGAAGGCTCGAGCGATGGCGATTCGTTGCTTTTGTCCACCTGAAAGTTTGACACCGCGTTCGCCAATTTGTGTATCTAGTTTTTCTGGAAAATCTTTGACGAATCCATCGGCATAGGCTAATGACAATCCATGCCACAACTCATCGTCAGTTAGTGTTTTATTCAATCCATACTGCAAATTATCGCGAATCGTTCCAGCAAATACGGCTGAATCTTGTGATACGTAGCCGATTTGAGAACGCCAACTTGCGAGGTCGATGTCTTGGATATTTTGTGTTCCAACATAAACTCCACCGTTATCTGGTTGATAAAATCTTTCTAACAAGGCGAAAATTGTCGATTTTCCGCCACCACTTGGTCCGGCAAAAGCTATGACAGTATTGGGTTTAGCCTCAAATGATACGTTATGCAAAATTTGGTGGTCGGCGTCATAACTAAAGTTGATGTCAGCGGCTGTAATAGTTTTTCCTTCGACGTCAACGGCTTTTCCTGGAGTTTCTATTTCTGGTTCTGTTCCAAGCATTTCTTGAATACGTTCAGTTGAACCCATTGCCTTCTGAACTTGTGAGAAGAATGTCGCAAAACTGGCAATTGGTGTGATTATATTGAATAAATATAGTAGAAAAGCAAGAGTGAACCACTTGAAAGAGTTCCTTGTTGAATTCTGACGGCACCATAACCCAGAATTCCGACGAACATAACTAGCATTACAGTGGTCATGATAGGTTGAAGTACAGCTTCTACTTTGGCATCTTTAACACCGACTTTGAAAATTTTATCGATGAAGCCACTACCAGTTTTCTTTTCAAATTCTTCACCGTTGCTGGATTTGATTAGACGAACTTCAGATAGCTTTTCACTGACGTCAGCGTTGAAATCAGCAGTTGTTGCCTGTAATTTACGACCTAGACGAGACATAATTTTACCGATTGGCAATAAAATTGCGACGAAAATTGGAACAGCGGCGAACATTAACGCTGCCATCTTCCAGTCCATGAAGAACAGGATAATCATTGAACCAACTAGCTGAATAGCACCAGTTACAAAGTTTGGAAATTGAGATGTTATCAAATCTTTAATAACGCTAGTATCATTGACTAAACGGGAACTACTTTCGCCAGATTTATGATCATCGAAATAACCCACTGGTAATTTAAGCAGATGTTCCCATAATTTTTCACGAAGCGTTTTGACGGAAGTTTCACCGACATATCTGAGGATAAATCCGCCAATTGTACCGAATCCTAGTTGAATTGCGAAGGCAACTCCCAGGACAACAATCATTTTGCTGTCAATTTTTGACAAACTGCTGGAATCGACCAGGCCTTTGGTCAGTTGTGGAACGATTAGGCTGGCCCCACTAGTGACCAAACTTAGCAGCATTCCTAAAACGAACAGTGACTTCTTGGGATTAACGCTGTTTATTAAACTTATAAAATCTTTGAACTTGAAATTACCCGTTCTCTTGGGTATTTCACGTTGCATCATAGCTCCATCACGCATATATCTGACCTCGAAATTCATAATTATTCGGTACCGAACTTAATTGCAAAAACGATTATAATTCGGTACCGAAAGAATTGCAATAGTTTTGGATAAATATTTTTCTCAGGTATCATTTTTGTTATATTATGAACTTATATAAAGAGAGCGAGGAGATATTATGAAAAAAGCTTTGGTTGTTTTAACTAATGTGACTCGTTACAAAGGAACCACTGACCCCACTGGATTGTGGCTCGGTGAGGCGACTGAATTTGTTGAAGAAGTCGAAGATGCCGGAATTGATGTAGATTATGTCAGTCCCAACGGCGGATTCGTTCCACTAGATCCACGAGGAATGAAATATGTCGACGAATCCATTATGAAAATGTATGAGAGTAACGATTTCCAACAACGTGCTTTAATTCATTCGATGAAACCTTCTGAGGTTGATCCTGATGATTATTTCGTAATTTACTATACTGGTGGTCACGGTGTCATGTGGGACTTCCCAATGAATCCTGAGCTACAAAAAATAGCCCTCGCAATTTATCATAACGATGGCTATATTTCATCAGTTTGTCACGGAATTGCCGGTCTTTTGAATATCAAAGACGACGATGGCGAATATGTTATTAAAGGTAAGAAGATTACCGGATTTACCACAAGCGAAGAAATGCTCGCTGGAAAACGTAAAGTTGTGCCCTTCTTGAACGAAGATATGGCTAGACAACGTGGGGCAATCTTTGAGAAAAAGCGTGCTTATAAGGAGTTTGCAGTTCAGGATGGACATTTGATTACTGGACAGAATCCATTTTCACCACGTGCTGTGGCTAAACTGCTGTTGAAAGCAGTCAACTAAAAAAATCAACGAGTTAATATACTCGTTGATTTTTTCTTTACACATAATCCTATATTACTTATTTCGCAAATTTATATCGAACATGTAAGTTTGACAATTGTCTATAGTCAAGGTACTTCTCATTTTGAAGACGTCCAAGCACAATGTCTTCATGAATGTCTATTGAATTGGCAAATAATTCGATTGATTTTCTTGTGAAATCACCTTTTTCGATAAAGGATTCCCATGATTTTTTGGGAATAAGGACATTAGCTGCCCAATTATCTGCTTCTTTTTCTTCATTCGTTTTTCCGTACTCTTGATTAATTGTAAAAAACGGACTCTTTTTATGAAGGACAATGTGCCCTAACTCATGAAAAAATGTGAACCAGAAATTATCATGTGTCTTTTGTCTTATACTTAATTCTATTACCGCTTTTGGGTATGGTGAAAGCCACCTTGTACATCCACTTACTCGGCTTTTTGGCAGTTCAGGTACAATTACTACCGCAATGCCAGTTGAGGCAGCCAATTTTTGTAGTTTTGGAAAAAATTTCTTTATATCAGTCTCAAGACTCAATCGACGAAACTCTGGGATCAACGTTTTTAATTTTTTGGCATCAAAATCTTCAGTCTCAATATTGTTGGCTTTTATTATTCCTGCCTGTAACCATGAGTGTAGAGAATAATTATTTACCTTAAACTTATCATCACTTGCTCTAAATGCACCTATACTAAGCGGATCATCATTTATTTTTTTCTTTAATACTTCGATGGAAGACACTCTAAAAAACTTTAAAATATTATCAAGTCGTTCAGATTTATTTTTTGTATTTGGGACTAATCCTGCTTTTGATAATTCAGTATATGGAAATTTCTTTGAATATTCGTTATTCTCTTCAAGCTCTTTTTCATTCCTTTTCTTTTCTAAAAAGTCATCATATTGCAATTGCAAGTTCAACCAAAATTTTGCTGGAACGTCAAAAACATATTCCAACTGATTCGCTGTCTCAGGTAGAATACGAGTCTTTCCACTAATTACTTCAGAAATGTGTTTCCTAGTTGTTCCCATGTTCTCAGCCAGTTCTGATTGGGTCATATTGATTTCTTCTAAGGATTCACGAATTGTGTCTCCAGGAAGTGAATTGTAATCAGTTTCAACTTTATACATTTTAATTGCCATGATAGTCGATAACCTCCTTTATCAATATCGCAACTACTTCTTTTTTAGTTACCGTTGGTTCTTGGTTAGCATCAAGCCCTCGAAATACAAGCCGAACATTTCCCGTTAAATTAACTGCAAAATAATTATTATAATCTCCAGCCAACTTGTGTAGACGCTGAGGTGGAAGATGACTAATTTCAGAAAGAGTCGACGCAGCTCGAAACTCCGTAATTCTTAGTTCTAATTTATTTGCTGTTATTTTTCCAAAGGCTTTTAGCATTGATCTATGGGATTGAATTATCTTGTTCATTCTCTTAGTTTCAGCAAATATTTCCAAAATGTGTAACCTTTCTGGTTAACGTTATTGGAAATAATTATACCATGATTGGGCGGATACTCACATACATTTTGCACTACAATATTAATCATTACCTAATATCGGATAATTTATGGTGAAACATATTCTGGTATTCAATTCTTAAACTGATACTTGGCATTTACTCTGGCTGAAATGGGTTCAATCTTCTTTTTTCTAGCAGGTTGTAAACGCCTCAGATCCGTGATGTACACCGAAACATTTACAAAAAACATCAACCAATTTTCTGGTTGATGTTTTTATTTTTCAAACAAAAGTTCTCCATGATTTACCATTACATCTGGGTGCAACACATCTGTCTGTTGACCTTTTATCAAGGATTTAGCCTCATTGATAAATTGTTGGAATGCCTCAGATTGAAGATGTGCTTTATATTTTGGTTCATCTTCAAAAACTTCGAATAGAATTAGTTTGCTGTTGTCATCTTGTTCCTGGCCCAAATACAAAGTTATCGTTCCGGAACCGGTGTCAATAGACTTATGGATCTCAGTTGATAATAATGATTGAAACTTTTTCGTATCAGCTGAGTCTACTTGGAATTCAGTCAATGAAACAAATACATCTTTAGAATCGACCGACTTGAGTCCATATCCTTCTTGTACCAATATCAAAGGGGTCAGTGAAACAACAGATTGTTCAACCACCACATCCCCTGCTACTTCACGAAAAGCTTTAAACTGAGGTGAATTGGCATGAACTTGATAACTTGGCTCATCTTTATAAAGTTCAATCACACAATTATCAATACCAGTATCATCGATATGCCCAGTATACATACCCAAGGTTCCAGATTCATTTTTGATAGAAGTTAGTAAATTCTGCTTGCCAACTGCCGCAAATTCATCCAGCTTGTCTTCTTTGATTTTTAATTTAAACAATCTGAATAATGGTTCGTTAATTAATTTTGCCATATGTTGAATTCCCCCAAACCTAATTCAAAGGTGCTAGAGATTTAATTTTCTTAGCTGGAACTCCACCAACTACAGTGTTGTCTGGAACATCTTTTGTTACAACTGCACCAGCACCAACAATAACGTTATTGCCGATGTGAACTCCTGCGATAATCGTAACATTTCCACCAATCCAAACATCGTCCCCGATTGAAATTGGTTCAGTATAAGTAATTAAATATCTACTCCCGTCTGGACGTGTCCCAAATCGCTT encodes:
- a CDS encoding helix-turn-helix transcriptional regulator; this translates as MNKTARINTIMRYINNRQYFTLKELMEQFNISRSTAIRDLNDIQELGMPLTSSVGRDGGYAVLQNKLLPAVQFNNEELKALFVSFLATMNTQLPYLKNRNTLTEKLMAIASQNQQDDLLTLQELIVFEHTNPANTGLMELVDFAPAMLKTLLNTCLLNRQLEIKLDEKTIKVWIRHIFQRENGWYVDAWNLVNNKFQELYIPDIKEVTPLDYDKSLTDSELKKLIKNAKPSNNITIQFNRKSILRFQQHPHPTEPLQFLDPFQQSAKLECFIDPTDSTRIEDFASWLLFLGTGAKLVSAPVELINAVKTECTTQISQLP
- a CDS encoding MFS transporter; the protein is MVAVSLFTFMSTLDASIVNIALPVMSKDMKIPMNQAEWVVSIYLIVICALLLLFGKLGDNHGKIRIFQIGAFLFTLGSLLCGFNFGLVPLLAARALQAVGAAMTMATNNGIITEIFPMNERGRALGTIGSFVALGAIAGPGLGGIILAHLDWAYIFWINVPIGIIGIILGARILPKDVTFSKAKIDRAGAATFAVTMVTLFTGVFLGQEIGFSQWSILTLFAIAIISFIAFIYLELHVEVPVLSLHLFKNLGFSINIFCALLIFITNFFFNVVSPFYLENARNMPANYAGYALMIMPLVQGIVAPIIGAWSDKIGRHLLTFSGLILISVSQIGYMITTLQTPLWLFMFFIGLVGLGNGVFMAPNNTLIMSSVSTKDLGVAGSINALARELGMVIGISTATSVLFAAMSHTAGHKVTTYIPAHPEYFISGMHVAFLVSLCICLFATVVSGFNFINHRK
- the pepI gene encoding proline iminopeptidase codes for the protein MRIQEGYMPFQDYKTYYRITGDLNSGLTPLLLLHGGPGSTHNYFEVFDQLSESTGRPIVMYDQLGCGKSSIPDDDSLWKADTWVSELQALREYLGLSEMHLLGQSWGGMLAIIYMIDHNSSGVKSLILSSTLSSAKLWAQEQHRMIKFMSETDQQAIANAEASGDFTQSEYLQANEKYMIEHAAGPITPGSPEFLRRPKISGERSYEVAWGPNEYNPTGTLNDYEYTDRLKNIIVPTLITSGTNDLCTPLIAKTMNDNISNVQWKLFPHSRHMAFIDETENYMKLMTNWLNTNE
- a CDS encoding SDR family oxidoreductase, coding for MRLENNTILITGGTSGIGLSFALRLSEMGNKVIVVGRRQEKIDDVLSRHPKLSAIRADISKIEDVNKLTDTIESEYPNLNMVINSAGIMRQYNLFDQDLELKDLTLEMNTNFNGIVYITKSLLPVLDHQRESMIVNISSLLALVSAVDSPIYSATKAAIHMYTDALREQVRANNSNIHIVELLPPLISGTNLTTQYDNALFAKFANSPLSTLVDAGIKGMERNKTQIDVAFTKVMRLSMKIMPRTITHIWGQQTMKAYLKKYNLGFEA
- a CDS encoding LiaF transmembrane domain-containing protein, with amino-acid sequence MRNRNGIFWGLFLLVGAGVLVASQLHMFTIDMSIWKVVLTIFLVAIFIKSVVYYAIPGAVFSLAFLAIIYAKFLGITTLVPWTILGAALLISIGLSLVFRPLLIKHRPWMNHHYGAYRGMAHHGENFNHNHRPVDVQTSAQSNVEVSVRMGSSVRYITSDDFQSADITVSMGNAKVYFENVTIKDTAEINLDVSLGGLDLFIPKNWNLVNEMKGNDVGTVDEVGFKDVDSDSPTVYLRGISSWAGLKINYI
- a CDS encoding LytTR family DNA-binding domain-containing protein — translated: MKIRIDISPQYSEKEIVIRSSEKDDEFNDILNKIKDIESQLGTINGYSEGSVYSIALSDVLFFETNDRNIYAHTTDNSYLVHHRLYELEDNLPNNFLRISKSSILNVDEILSLSTSVTGNLVQFRDSYKSVYVSRRFLKELKNRLNQRKL